The following proteins are co-located in the Chryseobacterium daecheongense genome:
- a CDS encoding class I SAM-dependent methyltransferase, which translates to MIKHKILSAYEEIAEKYNELIDHKPHNAYYDRPNTLELISEVKGKFILDAACGPGKYAEILISEGATVKGFDISQKMVMLARERNNNEKDFFVHDLSLPFEMFEDRSFDTVICALALHYIEDWNFTIQEFCRVLKPDGSLVISIEHPFFEYNYFHSEKYFEIEHVNCIWNGFGKPVEINSFRRPLSECITPLTDNGFYIDKLVEPKPTKEFEKLDPKHFKELNEFPAFMCIRAIKK; encoded by the coding sequence ATGATCAAACATAAAATCTTATCTGCTTATGAGGAGATCGCTGAGAAATATAATGAGCTGATCGATCACAAACCACATAATGCCTATTATGACAGACCGAATACATTGGAGCTTATTTCGGAGGTAAAGGGTAAATTTATTCTTGATGCGGCTTGTGGTCCGGGGAAATATGCTGAAATCCTAATATCTGAGGGAGCGACAGTAAAAGGTTTTGATATCAGTCAGAAAATGGTCATGCTGGCACGTGAAAGAAATAATAATGAAAAAGATTTTTTCGTCCACGATTTATCTTTACCCTTTGAAATGTTTGAGGATCGAAGCTTTGATACTGTTATTTGTGCATTAGCGCTTCATTATATAGAGGATTGGAATTTTACCATTCAAGAATTTTGCAGGGTTTTGAAACCTGATGGTAGTCTTGTTATATCGATTGAGCATCCATTTTTTGAATACAATTACTTTCATTCAGAAAAATATTTCGAAATTGAACATGTAAATTGTATATGGAACGGATTCGGGAAACCTGTTGAAATTAACAGCTTCAGAAGACCTCTTAGTGAATGCATCACTCCGCTTACAGACAATGGTTTTTATATTGATAAACTGGTTGAACCAAAACCTACAAAAGAATTTGAAAAACTGGATCCGAAACATTTTAAAGAACTAAATG
- a CDS encoding methylated-DNA--[protein]-cysteine S-methyltransferase: protein MSTQSQIDYNRIAKAIEYIQSNFKLQPSLEEVAEKVHLSPTHFQKIFTDWAGTSPKKFLQFISIEHAKSLLKEEKLSVFDAAYETGLSSTSRLHDLFVKIEGMSPAEFKNGGKSLRINHSFSESPFGNILVASTEKGICHLAFENNQEMALGNLKAQFPNASFYEKQDQFQKDALSIFGKDWNKLNTVKLHLKGTDFQLKVWESLLTIPMGKLSTYGNLAGKIGNPKASRAVGTAIGSNPVAFLIPCHRVIQSSGNMGGYRWGKDRKQLIIGWESSRTSNAIDSI, encoded by the coding sequence ATGTCTACACAAAGTCAAATAGATTACAACAGAATCGCTAAAGCGATAGAGTATATCCAAAGTAATTTTAAACTTCAGCCGAGCCTGGAAGAAGTAGCAGAAAAAGTGCATCTTAGTCCTACCCATTTTCAAAAAATCTTTACAGATTGGGCAGGAACAAGTCCGAAAAAATTTTTACAGTTCATCAGTATAGAACATGCCAAAAGTCTTTTGAAGGAAGAGAAATTGAGCGTATTTGATGCTGCTTATGAGACCGGGCTTTCCAGTACAAGCAGGCTTCATGATTTATTTGTAAAAATAGAAGGAATGTCTCCGGCTGAGTTTAAAAATGGCGGAAAAAGCCTGAGAATTAACCATAGTTTTTCAGAAAGTCCATTTGGAAACATTCTGGTAGCTTCTACCGAAAAAGGAATTTGCCATCTGGCCTTTGAAAATAATCAAGAAATGGCATTAGGAAATCTGAAAGCCCAGTTTCCTAATGCTTCTTTTTATGAGAAGCAGGATCAGTTTCAAAAAGATGCCTTGTCTATTTTCGGTAAAGACTGGAACAAGTTAAATACCGTAAAACTTCACCTTAAGGGCACTGATTTTCAGTTAAAAGTTTGGGAAAGCCTTCTGACAATTCCTATGGGAAAACTGTCTACTTATGGTAATCTGGCCGGGAAAATAGGCAATCCTAAAGCTTCCAGAGCAGTAGGAACAGCTATTGGAAGCAATCCTGTAGCCTTTCTTATACCTTGTCACAGGGTCATTCAATCATCAGGGAACATGGGCGGTTACCGTTGGGGAAAAGACAGAAAACAACTTATTATCGGTTGGGAAAGTTCACGCACTTCCAATGCAATAGATTCAATCTAG
- the speB gene encoding agmatinase encodes MKTYAGIPEENASLENSKVMLVTVPYDGTSTWGKGADKGPELFLNASENMELYDIETGTEPYLDGVYLAGEVSENATPEAMTEAVYQKTKELLQNEGKLFTLFGGEHSVSIGSIRAVGEKYDNLTVLQLDAHTDLRPEFHGSTSNHACAVFEANQKHNLVQVGIRSMDVEEYQYLPEGRVFFAHEIAVNDNWINDVLEKVSGNVYITIDLDAFDPSICPSTGTPEPGGLQWYPTLELLRKVFEKCNVVAFDIVELMDSPMAKPSAFLAAKLYYKMLAYYHISQD; translated from the coding sequence ATGAAAACATACGCGGGAATTCCTGAAGAAAATGCGTCATTAGAAAACTCAAAAGTAATGTTGGTTACCGTTCCTTACGACGGAACCTCAACATGGGGTAAAGGAGCGGATAAAGGTCCTGAATTATTCCTTAATGCTTCTGAAAACATGGAGCTTTATGACATAGAGACAGGAACCGAGCCTTACCTTGATGGTGTTTATCTTGCCGGAGAAGTATCTGAAAATGCTACACCTGAAGCGATGACCGAGGCCGTTTATCAAAAAACAAAAGAGCTTTTGCAGAATGAAGGAAAGTTGTTTACCCTTTTTGGAGGGGAACACTCCGTTTCTATTGGTTCGATCCGTGCAGTAGGTGAGAAATATGATAATTTAACAGTATTACAACTGGATGCTCACACGGATTTACGTCCTGAATTCCATGGTTCTACTTCCAATCATGCATGTGCTGTTTTTGAAGCTAATCAGAAGCACAACCTGGTTCAGGTGGGTATCCGTTCAATGGATGTTGAAGAATACCAGTATTTACCTGAAGGAAGAGTATTTTTTGCACATGAAATTGCTGTCAATGATAACTGGATCAATGATGTTTTAGAAAAAGTTTCCGGAAATGTATATATTACAATCGATTTGGATGCTTTTGACCCATCTATCTGTCCATCTACCGGAACACCAGAACCCGGAGGTCTGCAATGGTATCCAACGTTGGAATTATTAAGAAAAGTATTTGAAAAATGTAATGTTGTAGCTTTTGATATTGTGGAATTGATGGATTCTCCGATGGCTAAGCCAAGCGCATTCCTTGCCGCTAAACTATATTACAAAATGTTAGCTTATTATCACATCAGCCAGGATTAA
- a CDS encoding HAD family phosphatase encodes MSLKAVLFDMDGVIVDTEPLHRKAYFKMFEDLKIQVSEELYTSFTGASTKKVCETLIQIFGLNHTYQELTNIKRDYFKDYFYNDADFDLIPGVRKLIEHYYENNIQLIVASSASMVTINMVFEKFGLEKYFNGKISGAELKESKPHPEVFLLAAQLAEQPIENCLVIEDSTNGILAAHNAKIFCAAYKSEHSHNQDYSLANITISDYTELELDKISDYFK; translated from the coding sequence ATGTCCTTAAAAGCGGTGCTTTTTGATATGGATGGGGTAATTGTAGATACAGAACCATTGCATAGAAAAGCTTACTTCAAGATGTTCGAAGATCTTAAAATTCAGGTATCTGAAGAACTTTACACTTCATTTACCGGAGCTTCCACCAAAAAAGTCTGCGAAACATTAATTCAGATATTCGGGCTTAACCATACTTATCAGGAGTTGACCAATATAAAAAGGGATTATTTTAAAGATTACTTCTATAATGATGCCGATTTTGACCTTATTCCCGGGGTGAGAAAACTGATAGAACATTACTATGAAAATAATATTCAGCTCATTGTAGCCTCTTCCGCAAGTATGGTAACCATCAATATGGTTTTTGAAAAATTCGGACTTGAAAAATATTTCAACGGGAAAATCAGTGGTGCTGAGTTAAAAGAATCAAAACCTCATCCTGAAGTTTTTCTTTTGGCAGCCCAGCTGGCTGAACAGCCGATAGAAAACTGCCTGGTAATTGAAGATTCTACCAATGGAATTCTGGCCGCTCATAATGCTAAAATTTTCTGTGCCGCCTATAAAAGTGAACATTCCCATAATCAGGATTATTCCCTGGCTAACATTACCATCTCAGATTATACTGAACTGGAATTAGATAAAATCTCAGATTATTTTAAATAA
- a CDS encoding arginine decarboxylase codes for MKIKYSELIDQTLYFPTEEFNVSENNLLFHDIPLMDVVEKFGTPLKVSYLPKISQNIQKAKGWFKEAFEKIEYKKNYRYCYCTKSSHFNFVIEEALKNDISIETSSAYDMDIVRSLYKKGKVDKNIEVICNGFKTDDYLAKISEMINNGFENITPILDNYRELDKLTESIDTTFDIGIRIASEEEPKFEFYTSRLGIGYKDIIPYYSQKIAEHPNARLKMLHFFINTGIKDTAYYWNELYKCLRVYARLKKIAPEVDSLNIGGGFPIKTSLNFDYDYQYMVEEIVSQIKKFCEEEGVEEPNIYTEFGSFTVGESGANLYKIISQKRQNDREKWNMIDSSFMTTLPDTWAISRHFIMLPLNRWEDTYERVFLGGLTCDSDDYYNSEQHTNAIYLPVFSDTKPLYIGFFHTGAYQETIGGYGGVHHCLMPQPRHILIQKDENGEFQYEIFRERQEPEDVLKLLGY; via the coding sequence ATGAAAATAAAATACTCGGAACTTATTGATCAGACGTTATATTTTCCAACAGAAGAATTTAACGTTTCTGAAAACAATTTGTTGTTTCACGATATTCCTTTGATGGATGTTGTTGAAAAGTTTGGAACTCCTTTAAAGGTTAGTTACCTCCCGAAGATTTCTCAGAATATTCAGAAAGCAAAAGGCTGGTTCAAGGAGGCTTTTGAGAAAATCGAATATAAGAAAAATTACAGATATTGTTACTGTACGAAATCCAGTCATTTTAATTTTGTTATTGAAGAAGCTCTGAAGAATGATATTTCTATTGAAACATCTTCCGCTTATGATATGGATATTGTAAGGTCTCTTTACAAAAAAGGTAAAGTAGATAAAAATATTGAAGTAATCTGTAATGGATTCAAAACAGATGATTATCTGGCAAAAATTTCGGAGATGATTAATAATGGTTTTGAAAATATTACTCCGATCCTTGATAATTACAGGGAACTAGACAAACTTACAGAGAGTATCGATACTACTTTTGATATAGGGATCAGAATTGCTTCCGAGGAAGAACCGAAATTCGAATTTTATACATCCAGATTAGGAATAGGATATAAAGACATTATTCCTTATTACAGTCAAAAAATTGCTGAACACCCGAATGCGCGATTGAAAATGCTTCACTTTTTCATCAATACAGGGATCAAAGATACTGCGTATTACTGGAATGAATTATATAAATGTCTTCGTGTATATGCACGTTTGAAGAAAATTGCTCCGGAGGTGGATTCTTTGAACATCGGAGGAGGTTTCCCGATTAAGACTTCTTTGAACTTTGATTACGATTACCAGTATATGGTTGAAGAGATCGTTTCCCAGATTAAAAAATTCTGTGAAGAAGAGGGAGTAGAGGAACCGAATATTTATACTGAATTTGGAAGTTTCACGGTAGGAGAAAGTGGAGCTAACCTCTATAAAATTATTTCGCAAAAACGTCAGAACGACAGAGAGAAGTGGAACATGATCGATTCTTCATTCATGACGACACTTCCTGATACATGGGCGATTTCAAGACACTTTATCATGCTTCCTCTGAATCGTTGGGAAGATACTTATGAAAGAGTATTTCTGGGAGGCTTAACGTGTGATTCGGATGATTATTATAATTCCGAACAGCATACCAATGCAATCTACCTGCCTGTTTTCAGTGATACAAAACCTTTATATATTGGTTTCTTCCATACAGGAGCTTATCAGGAAACGATTGGAGGATACGGAGGAGTGCATCATTGCTTAATGCCTCAGCCAAGACATATTCTGATTCAGAAAGATGAAAACGGAGAGTTTCAATATGAAATATTCCGTGAAAGACAGGAGCCGGAAGATGTTTTAAAACTTTTGGGATACTAG
- a CDS encoding tyrosine-protein phosphatase: MKKLLKILFRFTVLFCAFSCKTQNFTAPEYGKSQAENAGVKKVHNFRTLEEMKNVDGRTLRKGVFYRSGHLNKLKKKSFDTIKKLGIAEVIDLRNEKEIGLKPDHLPAQLSYKKYSAFEDQGDQLSQARKLVLKGKVNSADADKRMVDFYREYVTENPATIKKIISEILDSDQPVLYHCTAGKDRTGIITALILTILKFDKATIYNDYLMSNNYREDMVMKRLKLAGNLHFLYPKMDIKVLEKLSWVERNYLDSAFNEIDKKYGSVDVYIQQVLEISDDKRQFYIRKFTY; encoded by the coding sequence TTGAAGAAATTACTTAAAATACTATTCCGTTTTACTGTGCTATTCTGTGCTTTTTCCTGTAAAACACAGAACTTCACTGCACCCGAGTATGGAAAAAGCCAGGCTGAAAATGCGGGAGTGAAAAAAGTACATAATTTCCGGACATTGGAAGAAATGAAAAATGTTGACGGGAGAACATTACGAAAAGGTGTTTTTTACAGGAGCGGGCATCTTAATAAGCTGAAGAAAAAATCATTTGACACGATTAAAAAACTGGGAATAGCGGAAGTGATAGATCTCAGAAATGAAAAAGAAATCGGTCTGAAGCCTGATCATCTACCTGCTCAGCTTAGCTATAAAAAATACTCAGCATTTGAAGATCAGGGAGACCAGCTATCACAAGCAAGGAAGCTGGTTTTAAAGGGAAAGGTAAATTCTGCCGATGCTGATAAAAGAATGGTTGATTTTTATCGTGAATATGTAACCGAAAATCCGGCAACAATCAAAAAGATTATTAGTGAAATTTTGGATTCAGATCAACCTGTTTTATATCACTGCACGGCAGGGAAAGACAGGACAGGTATTATTACGGCTCTTATTCTGACCATTTTAAAGTTTGATAAAGCAACAATTTATAATGATTATCTGATGTCTAACAACTACAGGGAAGATATGGTTATGAAGCGATTAAAGCTGGCTGGAAACCTGCATTTTCTATATCCTAAAATGGATATCAAAGTATTGGAAAAGCTCAGCTGGGTAGAGAGGAATTATCTGGATTCTGCATTTAATGAAATTGATAAGAAATACGGCTCTGTAGATGTATATATTCAACAAGTGTTGGAGATTTCTGATGATAAAAGACAATTCTATATTCGTAAGTTTACATATTAA
- a CDS encoding thiamine diphosphokinase, translating into MKDKALLFINGEPPKSFPDLSGYDLIACTDGAFHYLKEKRFPLDKLDFISGDFDSHTGSDEEVYQEKFILTLDQDKTDFHKALEIILDKGFHAIDVFGASGGEQDHFLGNLTVAYTFKDRLEIKFYDEFSEYYFIPKDFTVQKVKNRMISLYPFPIVENITTKGLNWPLTNGSLSITSRIGTRNFAVEDEVSVHYESGDLLFFVGRDDIDYLPIY; encoded by the coding sequence ATGAAAGATAAAGCATTACTTTTTATTAACGGAGAACCTCCCAAATCCTTTCCTGACCTATCCGGATATGATTTAATTGCATGTACGGATGGTGCTTTTCATTACTTAAAAGAGAAAAGATTTCCTTTAGATAAATTGGACTTCATTTCCGGTGATTTTGATTCACACACAGGATCCGATGAAGAGGTATATCAGGAAAAATTTATTCTCACCCTGGATCAGGATAAAACAGACTTTCATAAAGCTCTGGAAATTATCTTGGATAAGGGATTTCACGCTATAGATGTTTTTGGGGCCAGTGGTGGAGAGCAGGACCATTTCTTAGGAAACCTTACGGTTGCTTATACCTTTAAAGACAGATTGGAGATAAAATTTTATGATGAATTTTCTGAATATTATTTTATTCCTAAAGATTTTACAGTGCAAAAGGTGAAGAATAGAATGATTTCTTTATATCCTTTCCCTATTGTGGAAAATATAACGACAAAAGGATTGAACTGGCCTCTTACAAATGGTAGCTTAAGCATTACTTCAAGGATCGGAACCCGAAATTTTGCTGTTGAAGATGAAGTATCCGTTCACTATGAATCCGGCGATTTGTTGTTTTTTGTAGGACGCGATGATATAGACTATCTACCAATATATTAA
- a CDS encoding cob(I)yrinic acid a,c-diamide adenosyltransferase has product MKIYTKTGDKGQTALYGGTRVSKASARVESYGNIDELNSFIGIAKSHIEDVEVLKQLKKIQFDLFTVGSEAATPVDKLMLANGKSRLPLIISENEIEELEHWMDDFDTQLEPLQYFILPGGGKSATFLHAARTICRRAERSLVFLNEAEEVRPELIKYLNRLSDYLFVLARYISKLNNEPEEYWNPNER; this is encoded by the coding sequence ATGAAAATTTATACAAAAACAGGAGATAAAGGCCAAACCGCTCTTTACGGAGGAACAAGGGTTTCCAAGGCCAGCGCCAGAGTAGAAAGTTATGGTAATATCGATGAGTTGAATTCTTTTATTGGCATTGCAAAAAGTCATATTGAAGATGTTGAGGTTTTAAAGCAATTGAAGAAAATTCAGTTTGATTTATTTACAGTGGGCTCTGAAGCAGCAACTCCGGTTGATAAATTAATGCTTGCCAATGGAAAATCCAGGCTTCCGTTGATTATTTCAGAAAATGAGATTGAAGAATTAGAACATTGGATGGATGATTTTGATACCCAACTGGAGCCTCTTCAATATTTTATACTTCCCGGTGGCGGAAAATCTGCGACATTTCTTCATGCAGCTAGAACAATTTGCAGAAGGGCAGAACGTTCTCTGGTTTTCCTGAATGAAGCTGAAGAGGTTCGTCCTGAATTAATTAAATATCTCAACAGGCTTTCAGATTATCTTTTTGTTCTTGCCCGGTATATTTCAAAACTAAATAACGAACCGGAAGAATACTGGAATCCGAATGAAAGATAA
- a CDS encoding DinB family protein, protein MATTATATKQFMTSDQLLEHWQGHRNLTRRVIEAFPEKELFEFSVAGMRPFAKLAVELISIAGPALKGINEKNMEAYNEEGFNPKTKEEILKKWDEETEVINHYFNQISEERMQETFNLFGQYEFPVYQNILYFIDNEIHHRGQGYVYLRSLGIEPPFFWERF, encoded by the coding sequence ATGGCAACTACAGCAACAGCAACAAAACAGTTTATGACATCAGACCAATTATTAGAGCACTGGCAAGGACACAGAAATCTGACCAGAAGAGTAATTGAAGCGTTTCCTGAAAAAGAATTATTCGAATTTTCTGTAGCAGGTATGAGACCATTTGCTAAACTGGCAGTTGAGCTTATTAGCATTGCAGGACCGGCATTAAAGGGAATCAATGAAAAAAACATGGAGGCATATAACGAAGAGGGATTCAACCCTAAAACAAAAGAAGAAATACTGAAAAAATGGGACGAAGAAACAGAAGTAATCAACCATTATTTTAATCAGATTTCTGAAGAGCGTATGCAGGAAACATTCAATCTGTTTGGCCAATATGAATTTCCGGTATATCAGAATATCCTATATTTTATCGATAATGAAATCCATCATCGTGGACAAGGTTATGTTTATCTAAGATCATTAGGAATTGAACCTCCGTTTTTCTGGGAGAGATTTTAA
- a CDS encoding linear amide C-N hydrolase: MKFILMRSMLLLALLHYGISSACSAFLLKGNDYCVIGFNENWKTMPGMIVVNKRGITKRNISWENLTSRHLNAEKEWQSLYGSVTFNLLGYDFPCYGVNEKGLFLVELSLEETTKVFNPTQPNMFWAQWIQYQLDNYKSVQEVIDHLNGGPNIDWWPSAGGSHFFVTDAKGNTATIALLNGKYKVLTGKDMPMPLLCNNQYKKDIERVQRFDFLGGNEKFDLGQQNKWEDRYSKAYYMLYSYKYDKKPVEYAWNVLNSVYAGEWQTVIDVKKMNLYFRSDLKKEVKTIDITQLDFSKQASIKYLDIHTDKLGKVNDDFEVLTLNKNNEYVAKGFPIGYDNKEFGASSAFAQLKENIITFFKNILPG, encoded by the coding sequence ATGAAATTTATATTGATGCGTTCTATGCTGCTCCTGGCTCTTCTTCATTACGGGATTTCTTCCGCCTGCTCAGCATTTTTATTAAAGGGTAATGATTATTGTGTAATCGGATTCAATGAGAATTGGAAAACAATGCCGGGGATGATCGTCGTCAATAAACGTGGGATTACCAAAAGAAATATAAGCTGGGAAAATCTTACCTCCCGACATCTGAATGCTGAAAAGGAATGGCAATCATTATATGGTTCTGTAACCTTTAATCTTCTAGGCTATGATTTCCCTTGTTACGGTGTAAATGAAAAAGGTCTTTTTCTGGTTGAACTTTCTCTGGAGGAAACCACAAAAGTTTTTAATCCCACACAGCCTAATATGTTTTGGGCACAATGGATTCAATACCAGTTGGATAATTATAAATCTGTTCAGGAAGTGATAGATCATTTGAATGGCGGTCCTAATATTGATTGGTGGCCTAGTGCCGGAGGAAGCCACTTCTTCGTTACTGATGCTAAAGGAAATACAGCAACTATAGCTTTGCTAAATGGAAAGTATAAGGTGCTTACAGGAAAGGATATGCCTATGCCTCTTCTATGCAATAATCAGTATAAGAAAGATATTGAACGGGTTCAAAGGTTTGATTTTTTAGGAGGTAATGAAAAATTTGATCTTGGTCAGCAAAATAAATGGGAAGACAGATATAGTAAAGCTTACTATATGCTTTATAGTTATAAGTATGATAAAAAGCCTGTAGAATATGCCTGGAATGTTCTTAATTCTGTATATGCGGGAGAATGGCAGACCGTTATTGATGTCAAGAAGATGAATCTTTATTTCCGGTCCGACCTTAAGAAAGAAGTTAAAACAATTGATATTACTCAACTCGATTTTTCAAAACAGGCCTCCATAAAATATTTGGATATTCATACAGATAAGCTGGGTAAAGTAAATGATGATTTTGAGGTGCTTACTTTAAATAAAAATAATGAGTATGTTGCCAAGGGATTTCCTATAGGATATGATAACAAAGAATTTGGAGCCTCAAGTGCCTTCGCCCAGTTAAAAGAGAACATTATTACTTTCTTTAAAAATATTTTGCCGGGTTAA
- a CDS encoding YafY family protein, which translates to MNDHYLKKLDRVTAILTQLQSKPLVRAQDLAEKFEVSIRTIYRDVKTLENAGIPIVGEAGSGYSLMDGYKLPPVMFTKEEVLSFITAEKLMQKFSHESLGSHYRTAMEKVRSVLRHSDKNLIQTVEKQVDVFNYHAQSTDSVKNVIPLILESIAEKMQLSIEYRSMDSKVSNRIIEAVGLFFEFNYWYIMAFCTLRQDFRQFRVDRILQVSKTSIPFSKEYGGINDYRKNSGNDVTKVKLLVDKKIMGHLVNSKRYYGLIDETETDEGVVMTFETEWIKEGFPRWLITFADYAVVLEPETLKTKIGELITNISTKLQ; encoded by the coding sequence ATGAATGACCATTATCTTAAAAAGCTTGACAGGGTAACAGCAATTCTTACTCAACTGCAATCCAAACCTTTGGTAAGGGCTCAGGATCTGGCAGAAAAGTTCGAAGTAAGCATCAGAACGATCTATCGGGATGTAAAAACACTTGAAAATGCGGGGATTCCGATTGTCGGAGAAGCGGGTAGCGGATATTCTTTAATGGACGGATATAAACTTCCTCCTGTCATGTTTACAAAAGAAGAAGTTTTGAGCTTTATTACAGCTGAAAAGCTGATGCAAAAGTTTTCTCACGAGAGTTTGGGCTCTCATTACCGGACGGCTATGGAAAAAGTGCGTTCAGTCCTGAGGCATTCCGATAAAAATTTAATACAGACAGTAGAAAAGCAGGTTGATGTTTTTAATTACCATGCTCAATCAACGGATTCTGTTAAAAATGTGATCCCCCTGATCCTTGAAAGTATTGCAGAAAAAATGCAACTGTCCATAGAATACAGAAGTATGGATTCAAAAGTATCTAACCGGATTATAGAAGCGGTAGGTTTATTTTTTGAATTTAATTATTGGTACATTATGGCTTTTTGTACGTTAAGACAGGATTTCAGACAATTCAGGGTAGACCGGATTCTTCAGGTTTCCAAAACCAGTATTCCTTTTTCAAAAGAGTATGGTGGAATTAATGATTATAGGAAAAATTCCGGTAATGATGTTACCAAAGTAAAATTGCTGGTAGATAAGAAAATAATGGGGCATCTCGTTAATTCTAAAAGATACTATGGTTTAATAGACGAAACTGAAACCGATGAAGGAGTTGTGATGACTTTTGAGACGGAGTGGATCAAAGAGGGATTTCCAAGATGGCTGATTACATTTGCGGATTACGCTGTAGTTTTGGAACCAGAAACACTCAAAACAAAAATTGGTGAGCTGATCACAAATATTTCTACGAAATTACAATAA
- a CDS encoding Crp/Fnr family transcriptional regulator: MSYTNFIQTIERISNPEQAVIDELISKLELKNYRKGDFLLKSDETCKHFYFLQKGLVKLFFDNGDKDFIMTFFAENSFFTELSGFLTGKPSKYMFVALEPVEVYSIRKSVVDDLCKKYHSAETLFSKLYSKAPVNMMGRISEMLEDDGKRRYHNFLKQKPELIQRISLGDLADYIGITQVSLSRIRAQK; the protein is encoded by the coding sequence ATGAGCTACACCAATTTCATCCAGACTATTGAAAGGATTTCAAATCCTGAACAGGCTGTCATTGATGAACTGATTTCAAAGTTAGAATTAAAAAATTACAGAAAAGGAGATTTTTTATTAAAATCTGATGAAACCTGTAAACATTTTTATTTCCTGCAAAAAGGACTGGTAAAATTGTTCTTTGATAATGGGGATAAAGATTTTATCATGACTTTTTTTGCTGAAAATTCTTTTTTTACGGAATTGAGCGGATTTCTTACCGGTAAACCATCCAAATATATGTTTGTAGCACTAGAGCCTGTGGAAGTATACTCCATTCGCAAATCTGTTGTCGACGACTTATGTAAAAAATACCATTCTGCAGAAACCCTTTTCAGTAAGCTATATTCAAAAGCACCTGTTAACATGATGGGTAGAATAAGTGAAATGCTGGAAGATGATGGCAAGAGGAGATATCATAATTTTCTGAAACAAAAGCCGGAACTTATCCAGCGTATCAGCCTGGGAGACCTTGCGGACTATATTGGCATTACCCAGGTTTCACTAAGCAGGATCCGTGCGCAAAAATGA
- a CDS encoding carboxymuconolactone decarboxylase family protein, whose translation MSQRINAFAMGNKSVNALHTMGYHVENSSFDNAFLELLYFRVSQMNGCAFCLDMHSKQLRAKGETEQRIFLVSAWRECPFYTEKEKAGLLWAEKLTELNGKEIADALYQEVSNHFSETEMVDLTMAIIAINSYNRINIAFGAEVGTYQVPQKN comes from the coding sequence ATGTCACAAAGAATCAACGCATTTGCTATGGGAAATAAATCTGTAAATGCACTTCACACGATGGGATATCATGTAGAAAACTCATCTTTTGACAATGCCTTTCTGGAACTTCTTTATTTTCGTGTTTCACAGATGAATGGCTGTGCTTTTTGCCTGGATATGCATTCGAAACAATTAAGGGCAAAGGGTGAAACCGAGCAGCGAATATTTTTGGTAAGTGCCTGGAGAGAATGCCCATTCTACACAGAAAAGGAAAAGGCAGGTCTCTTATGGGCGGAAAAACTTACCGAACTGAACGGAAAAGAAATTGCGGATGCCCTATACCAGGAAGTAAGCAACCATTTTTCTGAAACAGAAATGGTGGATCTTACCATGGCTATTATCGCGATCAACAGCTACAATAGGATAAATATTGCCTTCGGAGCTGAAGTAGGCACTTATCAGGTTCCTCAAAAGAACTAA